Proteins from one Mercurialis annua linkage group LG7, ddMerAnnu1.2, whole genome shotgun sequence genomic window:
- the LOC126657078 gene encoding uncharacterized protein LOC126657078, which produces MTPAEPKELKEQLQELLDSGFIKPSTSPWGAPVMYVKKKHGSFRFCINYRQLNKVTIKNRYPLPPINELFDQLRGFLSNICTLTKLTPKGVKFEWNNKNSEFVIVDGVLSERKLSGAEIIQVTSEKVPLIKRRLEIAFSRHKIYADPKRKDIKFQVGDFLFLWVSLMKGVVRFCVKGKLTKRRSPICGNVITTFFLKVHGAYAYVFTL; this is translated from the exons ATGACTCCTGCTGAGCcgaaggagttgaaggagcagttGCAAGAGCTACTGGATAGTGGTTTCATCaaaccgagtacttctccatggggtgctccagttatGTATGTCAAGAAGAAGCATGGTTCCTTTCGTTTTTGTATCAactacaggcagttgaataaggtTACCATTAAGAATAGATATCCTCTCCCTCCCATCAATGaattgtttgatcagttgcggg gatttctctcgaatatTTGCACTTTAACTAAGCTGACACCGAAGGGTGTGAAGTTTGAGTGGAACAacaa gaattctgagtttgttatTGTggacggagttctcag cgagcggaagttgtctggcGCTGAGATTATTCAGGTTACCtcggagaaggtaccgttgattaaacGTAGGTTGGAAATTGCGTTTAGTCGACATAAGATTTacgctgatccgaagaggaaagacatcaaGTTTCAGGTTGGTGACTTCTTGTTTCTTTGGGTTTCTcttatgaaaggcgtggttcgtttttgTGTCAAGGGGAAGTTGACAAAGAG acggagtccgatatgcggaaacgttatcACTACCTTTTTCCTTAAGGTACATGGGGCTTATGCTTATGTATTTACGCTTTGA